Proteins encoded together in one Mycobacterium simiae window:
- a CDS encoding MMPL/RND family transporter, translating to MSLTHHGAHSDAQTDVIATAKSEERARIPRFIRKFAAPIILGWIALIAVLSMSVPDLDEVGKMRSVSMAPDDAQSVVATKRMGAIFKEYKSNSSVMIVLEGQNPLGADAHAYYDQIVRKLDADAKHVEHVQDMWSDPLTGAGAQSNDGKAAYVQVYLAGNQGEALANESVESVQHIVKSVHPPNGVKAYVTGPAALSADQHVAGDRSVQIITMCTFTVIIAMLLLVYRSIITVLLTLVMVVLELSAARGTVAFLGYYNIIGLSTFATNLLVTLAIAAATDYAIFLIGRYQEARANGLGKEDAYYDMFHGTAHVVLGSGMTIAGATFCLHFTNLPYFQTLGIPLAIGMVVVVAAALTLGPAAISLATRFRKTLEPKRTQRIRGWRKVGAVVVRWPGPILVMTIGIALVGLLTLPGYRTNYNDRNYLPADLPANEGYAAADRHFSQARMNPEVLMIESDHDLRNSADFLVIDKIAKTVFRVPGIGRVQAITRPDGTPIEHTSIPFQISMQGVTQQMNQKYQEDQMADMLKQADMMQTTIDSMEKMQSVTVQMSNDMHQMVKKMHDMTIDINELRDHMADFEDFFRPIRSYLYWEKHCYDIPICWSLRSVFDGLDGIDTMTDDIESLLPIMDHLDTLMPQLVALMPSMIQNMKAMKTTMLTMYSTQKGLQDQQNEAQKNSNAMGKAFDASKNDDSFYLPPEIFDNAEFKKGMKNFISPDGHAVRFIISHDGDPMSAEGISHIAAIKKAAYEALKGTPLEGSKIYLGGTAAIYKDLSDGNTYDLLIAGIASLCLIFIIMLIITRGVVASAVIVGTVLLSLGASFGLSVLIWQHIIGIELHWMVLAMSVIILLAVGADYNLLLVARFKEEIHAGLNTGIIRSMGGTGSVVTSAGLVFAFTMMTMAVSELTVIGQVGTTIGLGLLFDTLIVRSLMTPSIAALLGKWFWWPQRVRQRPVPSPWPTPHEKAIKSESASETASAAT from the coding sequence ATGAGCCTCACGCATCACGGCGCCCATTCCGACGCCCAGACCGACGTCATCGCGACCGCCAAATCCGAAGAACGGGCGAGGATTCCGCGCTTCATCCGCAAGTTCGCCGCACCCATCATCCTTGGCTGGATCGCACTGATCGCGGTGCTGAGCATGTCGGTTCCCGACCTGGACGAGGTGGGCAAGATGCGCTCGGTGTCGATGGCACCGGACGACGCGCAGTCGGTGGTCGCGACCAAGCGCATGGGCGCCATCTTCAAAGAGTACAAATCCAACAGCTCGGTGATGATTGTTCTGGAGGGCCAGAACCCCCTGGGCGCCGACGCTCACGCCTATTACGATCAGATCGTCAGAAAGCTCGATGCCGACGCCAAACACGTTGAGCACGTTCAGGATATGTGGAGCGATCCGCTGACCGGGGCGGGTGCTCAAAGCAACGATGGCAAGGCCGCCTATGTCCAGGTCTACCTCGCGGGTAATCAAGGCGAAGCCCTGGCCAACGAATCGGTCGAATCCGTCCAACACATCGTCAAGAGCGTGCATCCGCCCAACGGGGTGAAGGCCTACGTCACCGGGCCGGCGGCGCTATCAGCCGACCAGCACGTGGCCGGTGACCGCAGTGTGCAAATCATTACGATGTGCACCTTCACGGTGATCATCGCGATGCTGCTGTTGGTCTATCGATCGATCATCACGGTGTTGCTGACGCTGGTGATGGTGGTCCTGGAGTTGTCCGCCGCTCGCGGAACGGTCGCGTTCCTGGGCTATTACAACATCATTGGCCTGTCCACCTTCGCCACGAACCTGTTGGTCACGTTAGCCATCGCGGCGGCCACCGACTACGCGATCTTCTTGATCGGCCGCTACCAGGAGGCCCGGGCCAACGGTCTGGGCAAGGAAGACGCCTACTACGACATGTTCCACGGCACCGCCCACGTGGTGCTCGGCTCGGGCATGACGATCGCCGGCGCGACGTTCTGCCTGCACTTCACCAACCTGCCGTATTTCCAGACGCTCGGCATCCCGTTGGCCATCGGCATGGTGGTCGTCGTGGCGGCGGCGTTGACGCTGGGTCCCGCTGCCATCTCGTTGGCCACTCGTTTCCGCAAGACTCTGGAGCCCAAGCGCACGCAACGGATTCGCGGCTGGCGCAAGGTGGGTGCCGTCGTGGTGCGGTGGCCCGGACCGATCCTGGTGATGACCATCGGGATTGCCCTCGTGGGCCTGTTGACGCTGCCCGGGTATCGCACCAACTACAACGACCGCAATTATCTGCCCGCCGATCTACCCGCCAACGAGGGCTACGCCGCGGCGGACCGGCACTTCTCCCAGGCGCGGATGAATCCGGAAGTGCTGATGATCGAAAGCGACCACGATCTGCGCAACTCTGCGGACTTCCTGGTCATCGACAAGATCGCCAAGACGGTCTTCCGCGTGCCGGGAATCGGTCGCGTGCAGGCGATCACGCGCCCCGACGGCACGCCGATCGAGCACACCTCGATCCCTTTCCAGATCAGCATGCAGGGCGTGACTCAGCAGATGAACCAGAAGTACCAAGAAGACCAGATGGCCGACATGCTCAAGCAAGCCGACATGATGCAGACGACCATCGACAGCATGGAGAAGATGCAGAGCGTCACCGTGCAGATGTCCAATGACATGCATCAGATGGTCAAGAAGATGCACGACATGACCATCGATATCAACGAATTACGCGACCACATGGCCGATTTCGAAGACTTTTTCCGGCCCATCCGCAGTTACTTATACTGGGAAAAACACTGCTACGACATCCCGATCTGCTGGTCGTTGCGCTCGGTCTTCGACGGCCTCGACGGCATCGACACGATGACTGACGACATCGAGAGCCTGCTCCCGATCATGGATCACCTGGACACCCTGATGCCGCAGCTGGTGGCGCTGATGCCGTCGATGATCCAGAACATGAAGGCCATGAAAACCACGATGCTGACCATGTATTCGACCCAGAAGGGTCTGCAGGATCAGCAGAACGAGGCGCAGAAGAACTCGAACGCGATGGGCAAGGCGTTCGACGCATCCAAGAACGATGACTCGTTCTACCTGCCGCCGGAGATCTTCGACAACGCCGAGTTCAAGAAGGGTATGAAGAACTTCATCTCGCCCGACGGTCACGCCGTACGCTTCATCATCAGCCACGACGGCGATCCGATGTCGGCGGAAGGCATCTCACACATCGCCGCCATCAAAAAGGCCGCGTACGAAGCGCTCAAGGGCACTCCGTTGGAGGGCTCAAAAATCTATCTCGGCGGTACTGCGGCCATCTACAAGGACCTCAGTGACGGCAACACCTACGACCTGTTGATCGCCGGGATCGCGTCGCTGTGCCTGATTTTCATCATCATGCTGATCATTACCCGGGGCGTGGTCGCATCGGCGGTCATCGTGGGAACCGTGTTGCTCTCGCTGGGCGCGTCTTTCGGTCTGTCGGTGCTGATCTGGCAGCACATCATCGGCATCGAGCTGCACTGGATGGTGCTGGCGATGTCGGTGATCATCCTGTTGGCGGTGGGTGCCGACTACAACCTGCTGTTGGTGGCCCGGTTCAAGGAGGAGATCCACGCGGGCCTGAACACCGGGATCATCCGGTCGATGGGTGGCACCGGGTCGGTGGTGACGTCGGCGGGCCTGGTGTTCGCGTTCACGATGATGACCATGGC
- a CDS encoding MmpS family transport accessory protein: protein MLVSRIVRNAWLPLLIVAVVVVGGFAVVRVKSFFGANDTGVLTSPRLDDSKPYKPKVVKYEVFGSASHANVNYLDLSADPKRIDGAPLPWTLVLSTTAPSVFPNLSAQSDGDYLGCRITIDDEIKDEKTTHGVHALTFCLVKSA from the coding sequence TTGTTGGTATCGCGAATTGTGCGTAACGCATGGTTGCCGCTGCTGATCGTCGCGGTAGTGGTCGTAGGCGGATTTGCGGTGGTGCGGGTCAAGTCGTTCTTCGGCGCCAACGACACCGGCGTCCTGACCAGTCCGCGGCTGGATGATTCCAAGCCATACAAACCCAAGGTCGTCAAGTACGAGGTCTTCGGTTCCGCGAGCCACGCGAACGTGAATTACTTGGATCTATCCGCCGATCCGAAGCGGATCGACGGTGCCCCGCTGCCCTGGACTCTGGTACTGAGCACGACCGCTCCGTCGGTGTTCCCCAACCTCTCGGCGCAAAGCGACGGAGACTACCTTGGCTGCAGGATCACCATCGATGACGAAATCAAGGACGAGAAAACTACCCACGGCGTGCATGCCCTGACCTTCTGCTTGGTGAAATCCGCATGA
- a CDS encoding TetR/AcrR family transcriptional regulator, protein MANQIGLRERRRRETSADIRDAAVRLSLERGFDKVTIDEICAEAGISTRTFFNYFPNKESAIAYGPSDIPPELVAEFVAGGPAPYSVVLAELITLAAHHLRDVPPPREHAADMLELAKSSPAVLAAFLADLERFQLQLTDIVVRRQAMRPDDEMAALIAALALTAVRSGLEKWATGKPEDDGDDTPMPYVERAAALVNSIFTT, encoded by the coding sequence ATGGCCAACCAGATCGGACTGCGCGAGCGACGCCGGCGCGAGACCAGCGCCGACATCCGCGACGCGGCGGTGCGTCTGTCGCTGGAACGTGGCTTCGACAAGGTCACCATTGATGAAATCTGCGCTGAAGCAGGAATTTCCACTCGCACCTTCTTCAACTACTTCCCCAACAAGGAATCCGCGATCGCCTACGGCCCCTCGGACATACCGCCCGAACTCGTCGCCGAATTCGTCGCTGGCGGGCCCGCCCCGTACTCGGTTGTGCTCGCCGAGCTGATTACCCTGGCCGCCCACCATCTGCGGGACGTGCCCCCGCCGCGCGAACACGCGGCCGACATGCTCGAACTCGCCAAATCCTCGCCCGCGGTGCTGGCCGCCTTTCTCGCCGATCTGGAACGTTTCCAGCTTCAGTTGACCGACATCGTCGTCCGCCGTCAGGCGATGCGGCCCGACGACGAAATGGCGGCGCTGATCGCGGCGCTCGCGTTGACCGCGGTGCGTTCCGGGCTCGAGAAATGGGCGACCGGTAAACCCGAAGACGATGGCGACGACACGCCGATGCCCTACGTCGAGCGCGCAGCCGCCCTGGTCAACAGCATCTTCACCACGTGA
- a CDS encoding alpha/beta hydrolase produces MPHSARADADAFTSQQALDPGLRSVARFVPRGYSLHRGYRVPRALTQLMATAGRLRHIPVAEVNEHVTVRLHRPAGLPDHAPALLWIHGGGTLMGTAVQDDKYCRKLSRLTGVVVAAVEHRLAPEHPYPTPLEDCYAALQWLARQPWVDADRLAVGGASAGGHFAAAIAQRAHDRKDVRLAFQMLAYPMLDDRTGAPPSGAKRIMWTESDNQLAWQWYLNGADPAEAAPARRADLSGLPPAWIGVGTLDLFYRECLDYARRLRRAGVPVSEKIVPGAFHAFDRIVEYAPVSRAFFASQRDALWAALRSPPSSPPAPDTDKQPA; encoded by the coding sequence ATGCCACACAGCGCCCGCGCCGACGCCGACGCCTTCACGTCGCAACAGGCGTTGGACCCGGGCTTGCGCAGCGTCGCCCGCTTCGTACCCCGTGGGTACTCGTTGCATCGCGGCTACCGGGTCCCGCGGGCACTGACCCAACTGATGGCCACCGCCGGCCGGCTCCGCCACATCCCCGTGGCCGAGGTCAATGAGCATGTGACCGTGCGCCTGCATCGTCCGGCCGGTCTTCCCGATCACGCGCCCGCCCTGCTGTGGATTCATGGTGGAGGCACGCTAATGGGCACCGCCGTTCAGGACGACAAGTACTGTCGCAAGCTCTCTCGGCTGACCGGTGTCGTGGTGGCCGCGGTCGAACACCGGCTAGCGCCCGAACACCCGTATCCGACGCCGCTTGAAGACTGCTACGCGGCGTTGCAGTGGCTGGCGCGGCAGCCGTGGGTCGATGCGGACCGGCTCGCGGTCGGCGGTGCAAGTGCCGGTGGACATTTCGCGGCGGCGATCGCGCAGCGTGCACACGACCGCAAAGATGTTCGCCTGGCCTTCCAGATGCTGGCGTACCCGATGCTCGACGACCGGACCGGTGCCCCGCCGTCCGGCGCCAAGCGCATCATGTGGACCGAAAGCGACAACCAGCTTGCCTGGCAGTGGTACCTCAACGGCGCGGACCCGGCCGAGGCGGCCCCGGCCAGGCGGGCAGATCTGTCCGGCTTGCCGCCGGCCTGGATCGGCGTCGGGACGCTGGACTTGTTCTATCGAGAGTGCCTCGACTACGCGCGCCGTCTGCGGCGAGCGGGCGTCCCGGTCTCGGAAAAGATCGTCCCCGGCGCCTTCCACGCGTTCGATCGCATCGTCGAATACGCGCCGGTTTCCCGAGCCTTCTTCGCCAGTCAGCGAGATGCCCTATGGGCGGCGCTCAGGTCGCCACCATCGTCGCCACCGGCACCGGACACCGACAAACAGCCTGCTTAG
- a CDS encoding 2OG-Fe(II) oxygenase, whose translation MPSRWQQRVDAADWAAVAADMDDIGGALLPVLLTPDECAAVIELYADDALFRAVVDMGRHRYGQGEYRYFQRPYPSPIEDLKQALYPRLLPIAREWWTKLGREAPWPDTLDEWLDICHRANQTKPTALLLRYGPGDWNALHRDLYGAFVFPLQVVINLSEPGAAYTGGEFLLVEQRARAQSRGSATTLPQGHGYVFTTCERPVRSTRGWSAAPVRHGVSTVRTGQRYTLGLIFHDAA comes from the coding sequence ATGCCGTCGAGATGGCAGCAGCGCGTCGACGCCGCGGACTGGGCAGCGGTCGCCGCCGATATGGACGACATCGGCGGTGCACTGCTTCCGGTGTTGCTCACCCCTGACGAGTGTGCGGCGGTCATCGAACTGTATGCCGACGACGCATTGTTTCGCGCCGTCGTGGATATGGGCCGTCACCGGTACGGGCAAGGGGAGTACCGCTACTTCCAACGCCCTTACCCAAGTCCGATCGAAGACTTGAAGCAGGCGCTGTACCCCCGCCTGTTGCCCATCGCCCGCGAGTGGTGGACCAAGCTGGGCCGCGAGGCGCCCTGGCCCGACACACTCGACGAATGGCTAGATATCTGTCACCGGGCCAACCAAACAAAGCCCACGGCCCTGTTGCTCAGGTACGGGCCTGGCGACTGGAACGCGTTGCACCGAGATCTCTATGGAGCGTTTGTCTTTCCGCTGCAGGTCGTCATCAACCTCAGCGAACCCGGGGCGGCGTACACCGGTGGCGAGTTCCTGCTCGTCGAGCAGCGGGCCCGGGCTCAGTCACGGGGTAGCGCAACGACTCTGCCGCAGGGACACGGATACGTCTTCACCACCTGTGAACGGCCGGTACGGTCGACTCGCGGGTGGTCGGCGGCGCCGGTGCGCCACGGGGTGTCCACGGTCCGCACCGGCCAGCGGTACACGCTCGGATTGATATTCCACGACGCCGCCTGA
- a CDS encoding nitroreductase family protein — protein MDLYDVMRTTPAVREFTDDPLPDEVLERILDHARFAPSGGNRQGVRVVVVRDQDTRSALAELALPAARRYTAQVANGESPWNPLRPPGLDDATIEATQPPAQLLAPCREAPVVLVICLDLGVVAATDQHLDRIAVVPGASVYPFVWNVLLAARNEGYGGVLTTMVVAEEKKAKDLLRIPDPYAIAAVIPLGKPVRHVTKLRRRRVPEFVTSERFDGAPFAG, from the coding sequence ATGGATTTGTACGACGTCATGCGAACCACACCGGCCGTACGTGAATTCACCGACGACCCGCTGCCAGATGAGGTGCTGGAACGCATCCTCGATCACGCCCGCTTCGCGCCGAGCGGTGGGAATCGGCAGGGTGTTCGCGTCGTCGTGGTGCGCGATCAGGACACGCGCTCGGCACTTGCTGAACTTGCGCTTCCGGCTGCCCGCCGCTACACCGCGCAGGTCGCAAATGGCGAGTCACCGTGGAACCCATTGCGGCCGCCCGGTTTAGACGACGCCACGATCGAGGCGACGCAGCCCCCAGCGCAGCTGTTGGCGCCCTGCCGAGAAGCACCGGTCGTTTTGGTGATCTGCCTGGACCTCGGTGTCGTCGCCGCCACCGACCAGCATTTGGACCGCATTGCGGTGGTGCCCGGAGCGTCGGTGTATCCGTTCGTGTGGAACGTGTTGCTGGCCGCTCGCAACGAAGGCTACGGCGGGGTGCTGACGACAATGGTTGTCGCTGAGGAGAAGAAGGCCAAAGATCTTCTCCGCATACCCGACCCGTACGCGATTGCCGCTGTGATCCCGCTGGGGAAACCTGTGCGCCACGTGACGAAGTTACGGCGGCGGCGCGTGCCGGAGTTCGTTACTTCCGAGCGTTTCGACGGGGCGCCGTTCGCCGGCTGA
- a CDS encoding cupin domain-containing protein — MTSRQLSQSSQDGRDFIIRDITIAPGGSTGWHWHDGTLVGAVKDGTLTHYAADCSVDGVYNPGDPVTEPAGSDHVHIGRNLGSTPVVLEIIYIMPPGKPLAEDAANPGCPFG; from the coding sequence GTGACCTCGCGTCAGCTGAGCCAATCTTCGCAAGATGGTCGCGATTTCATCATCCGAGACATCACCATCGCTCCGGGTGGCAGTACTGGCTGGCACTGGCACGACGGCACCCTGGTGGGCGCGGTCAAGGATGGCACTCTGACGCATTATGCGGCCGATTGTTCGGTGGACGGCGTGTACAACCCGGGCGACCCGGTCACCGAACCTGCGGGATCTGATCACGTGCATATCGGTCGAAATCTCGGCAGCACGCCGGTGGTGCTGGAGATCATCTACATCATGCCGCCGGGCAAGCCCCTCGCCGAGGATGCGGCAAATCCCGGTTGCCCGTTCGGTTGA
- a CDS encoding sigma-70 family RNA polymerase sigma factor — protein MSLSPPDPESPAPVDDLGARFERDVVPLLDQLYRAARRCTQSHADAEDLVQETMVKAYVGFASFQDGTNLRAWLYTIMNRTRINHYRTAARRPAEWLADDVGDYVLSAAAQQSARRMSAEAEALESMGDYEIRQALQKLPEAQQLAVYYADVEGLRYKEIGEILDIPLGSVMSRIHRGRRNMRKLLMDFAVENRYIREHDGVTIAA, from the coding sequence ATGTCGCTATCCCCGCCTGATCCGGAGTCGCCCGCGCCCGTCGACGATCTCGGCGCCCGGTTTGAACGCGACGTCGTTCCACTGCTGGATCAGCTCTACCGCGCGGCCCGTCGTTGCACTCAAAGCCACGCCGACGCCGAGGACCTCGTTCAGGAGACGATGGTCAAGGCCTACGTCGGCTTCGCATCATTCCAGGACGGCACCAACCTGCGGGCATGGCTGTACACGATCATGAACCGCACCCGCATCAATCACTACCGCACCGCCGCGCGTCGTCCAGCTGAGTGGTTGGCCGACGACGTCGGAGACTATGTGCTCTCCGCTGCCGCCCAGCAGTCGGCGCGACGAATGTCCGCGGAAGCCGAAGCACTGGAATCGATGGGCGATTACGAGATTCGCCAGGCACTGCAAAAGCTCCCCGAAGCACAGCAGTTGGCCGTTTACTACGCCGACGTCGAGGGCCTCCGGTACAAGGAAATCGGTGAGATCCTCGATATTCCACTCGGCTCGGTCATGTCTCGCATTCACCGCGGGCGACGAAACATGCGAAAGCTGTTGATGGACTTCGCCGTTGAGAACCGCTACATCCGCGAGCACGACGGCGTGACGATTGCGGCCTAG
- the oxlT gene encoding oxalate/formate MFS antiporter — translation MTTRTGTLDDAVAAIAPTISRTRWFQLGLGLLCMMTISSPQYVWTLMTKPLGAKLGVALPELQVTFSILVFLQAFFSPFQGALIDRFGPRKLISIGTLLAGVSWMLASYAHTVPMLYLTYGGVGGLGTGIVYVGVVGLMVQWFPDRRGFAAGVVAAGYGMGAIATTFPISSSLAQRGLDSTLWLFGLIFAVVGFLGAQGLRVPPVAASSSVSTALPSTLRDYRPSEMLRRPLFWLMFLMMTMMATSGLMATSQMATFAADFGVSKVLVFGLAAVPLALTIDRFTNGLTRPLFGWVSDRIGRENTMGFAFALEAVAMTLWLLTRHDAALFVLLSGLVFLGWGEIFSLFPSTLTDTFGTRFATANYGWLYISFGIGSVFGGPLAALLHQQVGSWIPVFVCAITLDLTTAALAVFVLKPRRARFLAGGRSEDSAEEAVETAA, via the coding sequence TTGACGACTCGTACGGGCACGTTGGACGATGCGGTAGCAGCCATCGCGCCAACAATCTCGCGAACCCGATGGTTTCAGCTCGGCCTTGGCCTGCTGTGCATGATGACGATCTCGAGCCCGCAGTACGTGTGGACGCTGATGACCAAGCCGCTGGGCGCCAAGCTCGGCGTTGCCCTGCCTGAATTGCAGGTAACCTTCTCAATCCTGGTGTTCTTACAGGCCTTCTTTTCGCCATTTCAGGGTGCGCTGATCGACCGTTTCGGGCCGCGCAAGTTGATCTCGATCGGGACCCTGCTGGCCGGCGTGAGCTGGATGCTTGCTTCCTACGCGCACACCGTGCCGATGCTGTATCTCACCTACGGCGGGGTCGGCGGTCTGGGCACCGGGATCGTCTACGTCGGTGTGGTGGGACTGATGGTGCAGTGGTTCCCGGACCGGCGTGGTTTCGCTGCCGGCGTGGTCGCAGCCGGTTACGGAATGGGCGCGATCGCCACAACCTTCCCAATCTCCTCGTCGCTGGCGCAGCGCGGCCTGGACTCGACGCTGTGGCTGTTCGGTCTGATATTCGCGGTGGTTGGATTCCTTGGCGCGCAAGGGTTGCGGGTACCTCCGGTGGCGGCGAGCTCGAGCGTGTCGACCGCGCTGCCGTCCACCCTGCGCGATTATCGGCCGTCCGAGATGCTCAGGCGTCCGCTGTTCTGGCTGATGTTTTTGATGATGACGATGATGGCGACCTCGGGCTTGATGGCCACGTCACAGATGGCGACCTTCGCTGCCGACTTCGGGGTGAGCAAGGTCTTGGTGTTCGGGCTGGCGGCCGTCCCGTTGGCCTTGACGATTGACCGCTTCACGAATGGGCTGACGCGGCCGCTGTTCGGTTGGGTGTCGGATCGGATCGGCCGGGAGAACACCATGGGCTTCGCGTTTGCTCTCGAGGCCGTCGCCATGACGCTCTGGCTCCTGACGCGACACGACGCCGCGCTGTTCGTCCTGCTGTCGGGTCTGGTGTTCCTCGGGTGGGGTGAGATCTTCTCGCTGTTCCCGTCCACCTTGACCGACACCTTCGGAACGCGTTTCGCCACAGCGAATTACGGCTGGCTGTACATCTCGTTCGGAATTGGGTCGGTTTTCGGAGGCCCGCTGGCGGCCTTGCTCCACCAGCAGGTGGGTAGCTGGATTCCGGTGTTCGTCTGCGCTATCACGCTCGACCTGACGACCGCGGCGCTGGCCGTGTTCGTGTTGAAGCCTCGGCGTGCGCGTTTCCTTGCTGGCGGACGTTCCGAAGATTCGGCCGAGGAAGCGGTGGAGACGGCTGCGTAG
- a CDS encoding cytochrome P450 has product MGAPDIDLTDGRFYADRNAREAYRWMRANQPVFRDRNGLAAVATYAAVIEAERNPQLFSNAGGIRPGLAPMPYMVEMDDPGHLLRRKLVSAAFTGRRVKAKIPPIAALCDELIDRVCERGRCDFVRDLAAPLPMAVIAEMLGVPPEERGTLLRWSEVLMGGARPDDQEALHAVVAAFSEYAAFAADAVGKRRTEPRDDLFSVLANAEVDGCRLADEDIVHESLLILIGGGETTRHTLSGGVAELVNHEDQWDRLRREPTLVPPAVEEMLRWTSPIKNMCRTLTAATEFHGTPLQSGEKIMLLFESANFDDTVFDDADEFRIDRKPNSHLAFGFGTHFCLGNQLARQELAIMLARVLDRLPDLRLADGAELPLRPANFVSGLESMPVVFTPSRPVAA; this is encoded by the coding sequence ATGGGGGCGCCCGACATCGATCTCACGGACGGCCGCTTCTACGCGGACAGGAACGCGCGCGAGGCGTACCGCTGGATGCGGGCCAACCAGCCCGTCTTCCGTGACCGCAACGGACTGGCCGCGGTCGCCACGTATGCCGCGGTGATCGAGGCCGAACGCAATCCGCAGCTGTTTTCCAATGCCGGGGGCATTCGACCAGGGCTCGCGCCGATGCCGTACATGGTCGAGATGGATGATCCCGGACATCTGTTGCGGCGCAAGCTGGTCAGCGCCGCCTTCACCGGCAGGCGGGTGAAAGCCAAGATACCGCCGATCGCGGCGCTATGCGACGAGCTGATCGACCGAGTGTGCGAGCGTGGACGCTGCGACTTCGTCCGAGACCTCGCCGCGCCGCTGCCGATGGCCGTGATCGCCGAGATGCTGGGCGTGCCGCCGGAGGAACGGGGCACGCTCTTGCGCTGGTCCGAGGTGCTGATGGGTGGCGCTCGGCCGGACGACCAGGAGGCGCTACATGCGGTGGTGGCAGCGTTCAGCGAGTACGCCGCGTTCGCCGCGGATGCAGTTGGCAAGCGTCGCACCGAGCCGAGGGATGACCTGTTCAGTGTGCTGGCGAATGCCGAGGTCGATGGGTGCCGGTTGGCGGACGAAGACATTGTGCACGAGTCCTTGCTCATCCTCATCGGTGGCGGCGAGACAACCCGACACACGTTATCCGGCGGGGTGGCGGAATTGGTCAACCACGAAGACCAATGGGACAGATTGCGCCGGGAACCGACACTGGTGCCGCCCGCGGTCGAAGAAATGTTGCGGTGGACCTCGCCGATCAAGAACATGTGCCGAACACTGACCGCCGCAACCGAATTCCACGGCACACCATTGCAGTCCGGTGAAAAGATCATGCTGTTGTTCGAATCGGCCAACTTCGACGACACGGTCTTCGACGACGCCGACGAGTTCCGTATCGACCGCAAGCCGAACAGCCACCTGGCGTTCGGCTTCGGCACGCATTTCTGCCTGGGCAACCAGCTGGCACGGCAGGAACTCGCGATCATGCTTGCCCGTGTGCTAGACCGGCTGCCCGACCTGCGTCTCGCTGATGGTGCGGAATTGCCCTTGCGGCCGGCGAATTTCGTCAGCGGCCTGGAGTCGATGCCGGTCGTGTTCACGCCGTCTAGGCCCGTCGCGGCATAG
- a CDS encoding alpha/beta fold hydrolase, producing the protein MSELSTRYHTVSIDGLDVFYREAGDRSNPTLLLLHGFPSSSHMFRNLISSLSDSYHLVAPDHIGFGNSSKPAVSDFNYSFDRLTEITEGLITHLALDRFAIYIHDYGAPIGLRIASARPERITAIITQSGNAYLEGFSRPFWDRLFAYAKDRSVENEIPVREYFTVEATKWQYQNGVPEDRLDRIAPEAWQQDQATLDSKGNDAVQLQLFWDYQFNLDSYPKFQEYFRTHQPPLLVTWGKNDEIFGAPGAEAYRRDLPNGEFHLLDTGHFALETHGEEISGYIRNFLAKLS; encoded by the coding sequence ATGAGTGAACTCAGCACCCGCTACCACACCGTGTCCATTGACGGTCTTGACGTGTTCTATCGCGAAGCCGGCGATAGGTCTAACCCCACGCTGCTACTGCTGCATGGGTTTCCGTCCAGCTCACACATGTTTCGCAATCTGATCAGCTCCCTGTCGGACAGTTACCACTTGGTCGCACCTGACCACATCGGATTCGGCAACTCCTCCAAGCCCGCGGTCAGTGACTTCAACTACAGCTTTGATCGACTGACCGAGATCACCGAGGGGCTGATCACTCACCTTGCACTGGATCGCTTCGCTATCTACATCCATGATTATGGCGCCCCCATCGGCTTGCGAATCGCCAGTGCGCGGCCCGAGCGGATCACCGCGATCATTACCCAGAGCGGCAACGCGTACCTGGAAGGTTTCAGCAGGCCATTTTGGGACCGGCTGTTTGCCTATGCCAAAGACCGTAGTGTCGAAAATGAGATCCCCGTCCGCGAGTATTTCACCGTCGAGGCCACCAAGTGGCAGTACCAGAACGGTGTGCCCGAGGACCGGCTGGATCGGATTGCCCCGGAAGCGTGGCAACAAGACCAAGCCACACTCGACAGCAAAGGCAACGATGCCGTTCAGCTGCAACTATTTTGGGACTACCAGTTCAACCTCGACAGTTACCCCAAGTTCCAAGAATACTTCCGGACACACCAGCCGCCGCTGCTGGTCACTTGGGGGAAGAACGACGAAATCTTCGGCGCCCCAGGAGCTGAAGCCTACAGGCGTGATCTACCAAACGGTGAGTTTCACTTGCTCGACACAGGTCACTTCGCGCTGGAGACACACGGCGAGGAAATCAGCGGTTACATTCGCAACTTCCTCGCCAAGCTGTCCTAG